Proteins encoded by one window of Misgurnus anguillicaudatus chromosome 4, ASM2758022v2, whole genome shotgun sequence:
- the arhgap23b gene encoding rho GTPase-activating protein 23 isoform X2 — MFRLIMCSVKQYKSRVPAPLGKEWCFEVSVGVDCSHPEPNCIWLAILRSVDVCHHLTQIPETSTMHWDLKRAKGHKDGGSGQNPRTLTGEGVAWKGPRTVVLHKNSQGFGFTLRHFIVYPPDSALHTNLKDEENGNGKGGQKSRLEPMDTIFVKNVKENGPAHLAGLCTGDRLVKVNGESILGKTYSQVIALIQNSENVLELSIMPKDEDVIQLVYSQDAYLRGNEPYTGEAQNLPEPPLVCFPNSKPTTPQNHGLPDNLNCKPNPPLDKPSSGITGHCSEGLGTQRASPSHHRLTHHRARSSSSAGITVNPLDFHYTNHNAAIASATLPHPRKGSLPQARSELCHQALSDWYYSQAERPGFSMSHQHRSISQDRLSELGSSYGGWPHSASHDTLSLHYSAAEHSPHTDFYGLGRWGAPGTSGRSCSENLLAAYASYEHSYGRSLETLEKASALISPRYERTARPHQSTQPTRAEEHPGLANHRAVISTLPSSGRIGPQIQQAAPIKRLPAQTVDDQTVGYRSYSPSFCRKASHLMQQSHSFRDPSYTGPHLNWTPTPKTSPPESAPSSGRESSLSLVEPQGSTKMGTGVGGFVDEPVQAQIQEVVLRQKPPSGRKTPHGVRQPQYGLPLDSPESFTARTPASRSEDAVHQSNGGIAPLPVEQDSLAAIPFIDEPTSPSVDLCARHVPASSVVSSSLCQASAHTTSPVSPILSSPLPSLLYTDCSSKFNSYQVKFLQILLMAGNIKNSRRSSYLLAITTERSKSCDEGLNTFREEGRVFSRLPKRVKSFFADGSLESLRVAEEARTKRHSTSELGRFTLSDIKKDGWLHYKQILTEKGKKVGGGMRPWKRVFSVLRSNSLFLYKDKREAVLHAAGAGSHGNGQAEDEQPISIRGCLIDIAYSETKRKHTLRLTTQDFCEYLLQAEDRDDMLSWIRYIRENSKTDTEELGFSRQALINKKLNDYRKQSPTGNKPDTSPRIHRMMPPFLLSKTENTGVNRSPGKDESAPTKVPWGINIMKKGKKTGPKAFGVRLEDCPPAANNKFVPQIVETCCRLVEEMGLEYTGIYRVPGNNAMVSSLQDQLNKGMDINTAEERWQDLNVISSLLKSFFRKLPEPLFTDDKYIDFIDANRIEDAGDRLKTMRKLTRDLPDYYYHTLKFLIGHLKTIADNSEKNKMEPRNLALVFGPTLVRTSEDNMTDMVTHMPDRYKIIETLILHHVWFFSDELDKDEKTPEDQQDIQPVPNIDHLLSNIGRTVPLPDNSDSTNNDSAKTKETSTSKKDPSAKDFPLSIISAVTRKRKKRQSTCPPDSSDDEDSEHEPIKASNYEEMSEEKEVRENGRPLQQAEEETEEAGKMEGKQEQVGGEGEQLMEEKKVEDAIDVCEREQTGQIRSRRPRSFLYSHHQSASGLGASSQPTTSSSSTSSSPPQPSNILTRRKLRGERVRPHSMYVEQSRVVEEQSSGPVPASHTRSLGFSRVKASLVRGQERLRQAVSPSRSNREPSHQQGWMSREQANVLAPADGLRGHRQQSSPETRRRRRDWRRHTVLVNMPAEG, encoded by the exons GCTAAAGGCCATAAAGATGGAGGATCCGGTCAGAACCCTCGAACCCTTACAGGGGAGGGCGTGGCCTGGAAAGGACCCCGTACAGTGGTGCTGCATAAGAACTCTCAGGGTTTCGGTTTCACGCTACGGCACTTCATCGTCTATCCACCGGATTCTGCCCTCCATACTAATCTGAAG GATGAGGAAAATGGCAATGGCAAAG GAGGTCAAAAGTCTCGCCTGGAGCCGATGGACACCATATTCGTTAAGAACGTGAAAGAAAACGGTCCAGCCCATCTGGCAGGCCTATGCACAG GGGACCGGCTGGTGAAGGTGAATGGAGAAAGTATACTGGGGAAAACATATTCTCAGGTCATAGCACTGATTCAGAACAG TGAGAATGTGCTGGAGTTGTCCATTATGCCAAAAGATGAGGATGTG ATACAGTTGGTGTATTCTCAAGATGCCTACTTGAGAGGAAATGAGCCATACACTGGAGAAGCCCAAAACCTTCCAGAACCTCCTTTAGTCTGCTTCCCAAACAGCAAACCCACCACTCCCCAGAATCACGGTCTTCCTGACAACCTGAACTGTAAACCCAATCCTCCTCTGGACAAACCCTCCTCTGGGATCACAGGACATTGCTCAGAGGGCTTAGGCACTCAGCGTGCATCCCCCAGCCATCATCGACTGACTCACCACCGCGCCCGCTCCTCATCTTCTGCAGGGATTACTGTGAACCCGCTAGACTTCCATTATACCAACCACAATGCGGCTATTGCTTCTGCCACACTTCCACACCCTCGGAAAGGGAGTCTTCCCCAAGCCCGTAGTGAACTTTGCCACCAGGCACTATCTGATTGGTACTACAGCCAAGCAGAGCGCCCGGGTTTTTCCATGTCCCATCAACACCGGAGCATTTCTCAAGACCGACTGTCTGAACTGGGAAGTTCTTATGGTGGGTGGCCACACAGCGCTTCTCACGACACCCTTTCTCTTCATTACAGCGCAGCCGAACACTCCCCGCATACAGATTTTTATGGGCTGGGTAGATGGGGTGCACCTGGGACTTCGGGACGTTCCTGCTCGGAGAATTTACTGGCCGCTTATGCTTCCTATGAGCATAGTTACGGCCGTTCGCTAGAAACTTTAGAAAAGGCTTCTGCTTTGATCTCGCCCCGTTATGAAAGAACTGCTCGGCCCCATCAAAGCACTCAGCCTACGAGGGCAGAGGAGCACCCTGGCCTGGCCAATCATCGTGCGGTTATTTCAACACTGCCATCCTCGGGGCGTATAGGACCTCAAATACAGCAAGCCGCTCCGATCAAACGTTTACCTGCACAGACTGTAGACGATCAGACGGTGGGCTATCGTAGCTACAGTCCCTCCTTCTGCCGAAAGGCCAGCCATCTTATGCAACAATCTCACTCCTTTAGGGATCCATCCTACACCGGACCTCACCTAAACTGGACCCCCACCCCTAAAACCAGCCCGCCGGAGAGTGCGCCATCCTCGGGGCGCGAGTCTTCTCTGTCACTGGTAGAACCCCAAGGCTCAACGAAAATGGGCACAGGGGTTGGCGGTTTTGTAGACGAGCCTGTTCAGGCACAGATTCAGGAGGTAGTGCTCAGACAAAAACCCCCTTCTGGCAGAAAGACCCCTCATGGGGTGCGACAGCCCCAATATGGTCTACCTTTGGATTCACCTGAATCTTTTACAGCAAGAACTCCTGCCTCACGGTCAGAAGACGCTGTGCACCAAAGTAATGGTGGTATTGCACCCTTGCCTGTGGAGCAGGACTCCCTGGCTGCCATACCCTTCATAG ATGAGCCCACCAGTCCCAGTGTAGACCTGTGTGCCCGCCATGTGCCAGCCTCCTCTGTGGTGTCCAGCAGCTTGTGCCAGGCGTCTGCCCACACCACCAGCCCCGTCTCTCCCATCCTGTCCTCCCCCCTTCCCAGCCTCCTCTACACAGACTGCA GCTCCAAATTTAACAGCTATCAAGTGAAATTTTTGCAAATATTACTAATGGCTG GCAATATCAAAAACAGCCGTCGCTCCTCTTACTTGCTTGCCATCACCACGGAGCGCTCCAAGTCATGTGACGAGGGCTTAAACACCTTCAGGGAGGAGGGGCGTGTTTTCTC GCGACTACCAAAAAGGGTCAAAAGCTTTTTCGCAGATGGG tCCCTGGAGAGTCTTCGAGTAGCGGAGGAAGCGCGAACTAAACGTCACTCAACCTCTGAACTAGGGAGATTCACTCTCAGTGACATCAAGAAAGACGGCTGGCTTCACTATAAACAGATACTTACAGAGAAAGGAAAG AAAGTGGGTGGTGGCATGCGGCCATGGAAACGCGTCTTCTCTGTGCTGCGCTCCAATTCGCTCTTCCTCTACAAAGACAAAAGGGAGGCGGTGCTTCACGCAGCTGGGGCGGGAAGTCACGGAAACGGGCAGGCGGAGGACGAGCAGCCAATCAGCATTCGCGGCTGCTTGATTGACATTGCTTACAGCGAGACAAAGCGCAAGCACACCTTGCGGCTGACGACGCAGGACTTCTGCGAGTATCTTCTGCAGGCGGAGGACCGTGATGACATGCTGAGCTGGATCAGATACATCAGAGAGAACAGCAAAACTGACACTGAG GAACTTGGTTTCTCCAGACAGGCTCTCATCAATAAAAAGCTAAATGACTATCGAAAACAGAG TCCAACAGGCAATAAGCCGGACACCTCTCCCAGGATCCATCGTATGATGCCACCTTTCCTGCTCTCAAAGACTGAAAACACAGGAGTGAATCGCTCCCCGGGGAAAG ATGAAAGTGCCCCCACTAAGGTTCCATGGGGTATTAACATCATGAAAAAAGGGAAGAAAACTGGTCCAAAAGCTTTTGGGGTTAGGTTGGAGGACTGCCCACCTGCTGCCAATAATAAG tTTGTACCACAGATTGTGGAGACCTGCTGTCGTCTGGTGGAGGAGATGGGTTTGGAATATACTGGCATCTATAGAGTGCCAGGAAACAATGCCATGGTGTCTTCCCTTCAGGACCAGCTCAATAAGGGGATGGATATAAACACTGCCGAAGAG AGATGGCAAGACCTGAATGTCATCAGTAGTCTATTGAAGTCCTTCTTCAGAAAGCTTCCAGAACCTCTCTTTACAGATG ATAAATATATTGACTTCATAGATGCCAACCGCATAGAAGATGCAGGGGACCGTTTGAAAACCATGAGGAAATTA ACACGTGACCTTCCTGATTACTACTATCACACACTGAAGTTTCTGATCGGTCACCTGAAAACAATTGCGGATAATTCGGAGAAGAATAAG atgGAGCCCAGGAACCTTGCTCTGGTGTTTGGCCCAACGCTGGTGCGGACCTCAGAAGACAACATGACCGACATGGTCACTCACATGCCGGACCGCTATAAGATCATAGAAACTCTTATTTTACAC catGTGTGGTTCTTCAGTGATGAGCTGGATAAGGACGAGAAG ACACCAGAGGACCAGCAGGACATACAGCCTGTTCCAAACATTGACCATCTACTGTCTAACATTGGCAGGACGGTGCCACTGCCAGATAACTCTG ATTCCACCAACAACGACTCAGCTAAAACTAAG GAAACTTCGACTTCCAAAAAAGACCCGAGTGCCAAGGACTTCCCCCTGTCAATCATATCAGCTGTGACCCGGAAGAGAAAGAAACGCCAAAGCACCTGCCCCCCAGACAGCAGCGATGATGAAGACTCTGAGCATGAGCCAATCAAAGCCAGCAACTATGAAGAGATGTCTGAGGAAAAAGAGGTGAGAGAGAACGGACGCCCATTGCAACAGGCAGAAGAAGAGACTGAGGAAGCAGGCAAGATGGAGGGGAAACAAGAACAGGTTGGCGGAGAAGGTGAGCAATTGATGGAGGAGAAGAAGGTGGAGGATGCGATAGATGTTTGTGAAAGGGAACAGACAGGTCAAATTCGGTCTCGGCGACCTCGCAGCTTCTTATATTCGCACCACCAGAGCGCGTCAGGGCTCGGAGCCTCCTCGCAACCAACCACCTCCTCTTCCTCCACCTCCTCCAGCCCACCACAACCCTCAAACATTCTCACCAGGAGGAAACTCAGAGGGGAAAGAGTGCGACCTCACTCCATGTATGTGGAGCAGAGCAGAGTCGTAGAGGAGCAGAGCTCCGGGCCGGTGCCTGCCTCTCATACCCGCTCTCTCGGATTCTCAAGAGTCAAAGCCTCTCTTGTTAGAGGTCAAGAGAGGCTCCGTCAAGCAGTGTCGCCCAGCAGGAGCAACAGGGAGCCCTCTCACCAGCAGGGCTGGATGAGTCGAGAACAGGCCAATGTTTTGGCCCCAGCCGACGGCTTAAGGGGTCATCGCCAGCAGAGCTCACCGGAGACACGCAGAAGGAGAAGAGACTGGAGGCGTCACACAGTGTTGGTTAATATGCCTGCTGAGGGATGA
- the arhgap23b gene encoding rho GTPase-activating protein 23 isoform X6: MFRLIMCSVKQYKSRVPAPLGKEWCFEVSVGVDCSHPEPNCIWLAILRSVDVCHHLTQIPETSTMHWDLKRAKGHKDGGSGQNPRTLTGEGVAWKGPRTVVLHKNSQGFGFTLRHFIVYPPDSALHTNLKDEENGNGKGGQKSRLEPMDTIFVKNVKENGPAHLAGLCTGDRLVKVNGESILGKTYSQVIALIQNSENVLELSIMPKDEDVIQLVSVYSQDAYLRGNEPYTGEAQNLPEPPLVCFPNSKPTTPQNHGLPDNLNCKPNPPLDKPSSGITGHCSEGLGTQRASPSHHRLTHHRARSSSSAGITVNPLDFHYTNHNAAIASATLPHPRKGSLPQARSELCHQALSDWYYSQAERPGFSMSHQHRSISQDRLSELGSSYGGWPHSASHDTLSLHYSAAEHSPHTDFYGLGRWGAPGTSGRSCSENLLAAYASYEHSYGRSLETLEKASALISPRYERTARPHQSTQPTRAEEHPGLANHRAVISTLPSSGRIGPQIQQAAPIKRLPAQTVDDQTVGYRSYSPSFCRKASHLMQQSHSFRDPSYTGPHLNWTPTPKTSPPESAPSSGRESSLSLVEPQGSTKMGTGVGGFVDEPVQAQIQEVVLRQKPPSGRKTPHGVRQPQYGLPLDSPESFTARTPASRSEDAVHQSNGGIAPLPVEQDSLAAIPFIGNIKNSRRSSYLLAITTERSKSCDEGLNTFREEGRVFSRLPKRVKSFFADGSLESLRVAEEARTKRHSTSELGRFTLSDIKKDGWLHYKQILTEKGKKVGGGMRPWKRVFSVLRSNSLFLYKDKREAVLHAAGAGSHGNGQAEDEQPISIRGCLIDIAYSETKRKHTLRLTTQDFCEYLLQAEDRDDMLSWIRYIRENSKTDTEELGFSRQALINKKLNDYRKQSPTGNKPDTSPRIHRMMPPFLLSKTENTGVNRSPGKDESAPTKVPWGINIMKKGKKTGPKAFGVRLEDCPPAANNKFVPQIVETCCRLVEEMGLEYTGIYRVPGNNAMVSSLQDQLNKGMDINTAEERWQDLNVISSLLKSFFRKLPEPLFTDDKYIDFIDANRIEDAGDRLKTMRKLTRDLPDYYYHTLKFLIGHLKTIADNSEKNKMEPRNLALVFGPTLVRTSEDNMTDMVTHMPDRYKIIETLILHHVWFFSDELDKDEKTPEDQQDIQPVPNIDHLLSNIGRTVPLPDNSDSTNNDSAKTKETSTSKKDPSAKDFPLSIISAVTRKRKKRQSTCPPDSSDDEDSEHEPIKASNYEEMSEEKEVRENGRPLQQAEEETEEAGKMEGKQEQVGGEGEQLMEEKKVEDAIDVCEREQTGQIRSRRPRSFLYSHHQSASGLGASSQPTTSSSSTSSSPPQPSNILTRRKLRGERVRPHSMYVEQSRVVEEQSSGPVPASHTRSLGFSRVKASLVRGQERLRQAVSPSRSNREPSHQQGWMSREQANVLAPADGLRGHRQQSSPETRRRRRDWRRHTVLVNMPAEG, from the exons GCTAAAGGCCATAAAGATGGAGGATCCGGTCAGAACCCTCGAACCCTTACAGGGGAGGGCGTGGCCTGGAAAGGACCCCGTACAGTGGTGCTGCATAAGAACTCTCAGGGTTTCGGTTTCACGCTACGGCACTTCATCGTCTATCCACCGGATTCTGCCCTCCATACTAATCTGAAG GATGAGGAAAATGGCAATGGCAAAG GAGGTCAAAAGTCTCGCCTGGAGCCGATGGACACCATATTCGTTAAGAACGTGAAAGAAAACGGTCCAGCCCATCTGGCAGGCCTATGCACAG GGGACCGGCTGGTGAAGGTGAATGGAGAAAGTATACTGGGGAAAACATATTCTCAGGTCATAGCACTGATTCAGAACAG TGAGAATGTGCTGGAGTTGTCCATTATGCCAAAAGATGAGGATGTGATACAGTTGGTAAGT GTGTATTCTCAAGATGCCTACTTGAGAGGAAATGAGCCATACACTGGAGAAGCCCAAAACCTTCCAGAACCTCCTTTAGTCTGCTTCCCAAACAGCAAACCCACCACTCCCCAGAATCACGGTCTTCCTGACAACCTGAACTGTAAACCCAATCCTCCTCTGGACAAACCCTCCTCTGGGATCACAGGACATTGCTCAGAGGGCTTAGGCACTCAGCGTGCATCCCCCAGCCATCATCGACTGACTCACCACCGCGCCCGCTCCTCATCTTCTGCAGGGATTACTGTGAACCCGCTAGACTTCCATTATACCAACCACAATGCGGCTATTGCTTCTGCCACACTTCCACACCCTCGGAAAGGGAGTCTTCCCCAAGCCCGTAGTGAACTTTGCCACCAGGCACTATCTGATTGGTACTACAGCCAAGCAGAGCGCCCGGGTTTTTCCATGTCCCATCAACACCGGAGCATTTCTCAAGACCGACTGTCTGAACTGGGAAGTTCTTATGGTGGGTGGCCACACAGCGCTTCTCACGACACCCTTTCTCTTCATTACAGCGCAGCCGAACACTCCCCGCATACAGATTTTTATGGGCTGGGTAGATGGGGTGCACCTGGGACTTCGGGACGTTCCTGCTCGGAGAATTTACTGGCCGCTTATGCTTCCTATGAGCATAGTTACGGCCGTTCGCTAGAAACTTTAGAAAAGGCTTCTGCTTTGATCTCGCCCCGTTATGAAAGAACTGCTCGGCCCCATCAAAGCACTCAGCCTACGAGGGCAGAGGAGCACCCTGGCCTGGCCAATCATCGTGCGGTTATTTCAACACTGCCATCCTCGGGGCGTATAGGACCTCAAATACAGCAAGCCGCTCCGATCAAACGTTTACCTGCACAGACTGTAGACGATCAGACGGTGGGCTATCGTAGCTACAGTCCCTCCTTCTGCCGAAAGGCCAGCCATCTTATGCAACAATCTCACTCCTTTAGGGATCCATCCTACACCGGACCTCACCTAAACTGGACCCCCACCCCTAAAACCAGCCCGCCGGAGAGTGCGCCATCCTCGGGGCGCGAGTCTTCTCTGTCACTGGTAGAACCCCAAGGCTCAACGAAAATGGGCACAGGGGTTGGCGGTTTTGTAGACGAGCCTGTTCAGGCACAGATTCAGGAGGTAGTGCTCAGACAAAAACCCCCTTCTGGCAGAAAGACCCCTCATGGGGTGCGACAGCCCCAATATGGTCTACCTTTGGATTCACCTGAATCTTTTACAGCAAGAACTCCTGCCTCACGGTCAGAAGACGCTGTGCACCAAAGTAATGGTGGTATTGCACCCTTGCCTGTGGAGCAGGACTCCCTGGCTGCCATACCCTTCATAG GCAATATCAAAAACAGCCGTCGCTCCTCTTACTTGCTTGCCATCACCACGGAGCGCTCCAAGTCATGTGACGAGGGCTTAAACACCTTCAGGGAGGAGGGGCGTGTTTTCTC GCGACTACCAAAAAGGGTCAAAAGCTTTTTCGCAGATGGG tCCCTGGAGAGTCTTCGAGTAGCGGAGGAAGCGCGAACTAAACGTCACTCAACCTCTGAACTAGGGAGATTCACTCTCAGTGACATCAAGAAAGACGGCTGGCTTCACTATAAACAGATACTTACAGAGAAAGGAAAG AAAGTGGGTGGTGGCATGCGGCCATGGAAACGCGTCTTCTCTGTGCTGCGCTCCAATTCGCTCTTCCTCTACAAAGACAAAAGGGAGGCGGTGCTTCACGCAGCTGGGGCGGGAAGTCACGGAAACGGGCAGGCGGAGGACGAGCAGCCAATCAGCATTCGCGGCTGCTTGATTGACATTGCTTACAGCGAGACAAAGCGCAAGCACACCTTGCGGCTGACGACGCAGGACTTCTGCGAGTATCTTCTGCAGGCGGAGGACCGTGATGACATGCTGAGCTGGATCAGATACATCAGAGAGAACAGCAAAACTGACACTGAG GAACTTGGTTTCTCCAGACAGGCTCTCATCAATAAAAAGCTAAATGACTATCGAAAACAGAG TCCAACAGGCAATAAGCCGGACACCTCTCCCAGGATCCATCGTATGATGCCACCTTTCCTGCTCTCAAAGACTGAAAACACAGGAGTGAATCGCTCCCCGGGGAAAG ATGAAAGTGCCCCCACTAAGGTTCCATGGGGTATTAACATCATGAAAAAAGGGAAGAAAACTGGTCCAAAAGCTTTTGGGGTTAGGTTGGAGGACTGCCCACCTGCTGCCAATAATAAG tTTGTACCACAGATTGTGGAGACCTGCTGTCGTCTGGTGGAGGAGATGGGTTTGGAATATACTGGCATCTATAGAGTGCCAGGAAACAATGCCATGGTGTCTTCCCTTCAGGACCAGCTCAATAAGGGGATGGATATAAACACTGCCGAAGAG AGATGGCAAGACCTGAATGTCATCAGTAGTCTATTGAAGTCCTTCTTCAGAAAGCTTCCAGAACCTCTCTTTACAGATG ATAAATATATTGACTTCATAGATGCCAACCGCATAGAAGATGCAGGGGACCGTTTGAAAACCATGAGGAAATTA ACACGTGACCTTCCTGATTACTACTATCACACACTGAAGTTTCTGATCGGTCACCTGAAAACAATTGCGGATAATTCGGAGAAGAATAAG atgGAGCCCAGGAACCTTGCTCTGGTGTTTGGCCCAACGCTGGTGCGGACCTCAGAAGACAACATGACCGACATGGTCACTCACATGCCGGACCGCTATAAGATCATAGAAACTCTTATTTTACAC catGTGTGGTTCTTCAGTGATGAGCTGGATAAGGACGAGAAG ACACCAGAGGACCAGCAGGACATACAGCCTGTTCCAAACATTGACCATCTACTGTCTAACATTGGCAGGACGGTGCCACTGCCAGATAACTCTG ATTCCACCAACAACGACTCAGCTAAAACTAAG GAAACTTCGACTTCCAAAAAAGACCCGAGTGCCAAGGACTTCCCCCTGTCAATCATATCAGCTGTGACCCGGAAGAGAAAGAAACGCCAAAGCACCTGCCCCCCAGACAGCAGCGATGATGAAGACTCTGAGCATGAGCCAATCAAAGCCAGCAACTATGAAGAGATGTCTGAGGAAAAAGAGGTGAGAGAGAACGGACGCCCATTGCAACAGGCAGAAGAAGAGACTGAGGAAGCAGGCAAGATGGAGGGGAAACAAGAACAGGTTGGCGGAGAAGGTGAGCAATTGATGGAGGAGAAGAAGGTGGAGGATGCGATAGATGTTTGTGAAAGGGAACAGACAGGTCAAATTCGGTCTCGGCGACCTCGCAGCTTCTTATATTCGCACCACCAGAGCGCGTCAGGGCTCGGAGCCTCCTCGCAACCAACCACCTCCTCTTCCTCCACCTCCTCCAGCCCACCACAACCCTCAAACATTCTCACCAGGAGGAAACTCAGAGGGGAAAGAGTGCGACCTCACTCCATGTATGTGGAGCAGAGCAGAGTCGTAGAGGAGCAGAGCTCCGGGCCGGTGCCTGCCTCTCATACCCGCTCTCTCGGATTCTCAAGAGTCAAAGCCTCTCTTGTTAGAGGTCAAGAGAGGCTCCGTCAAGCAGTGTCGCCCAGCAGGAGCAACAGGGAGCCCTCTCACCAGCAGGGCTGGATGAGTCGAGAACAGGCCAATGTTTTGGCCCCAGCCGACGGCTTAAGGGGTCATCGCCAGCAGAGCTCACCGGAGACACGCAGAAGGAGAAGAGACTGGAGGCGTCACACAGTGTTGGTTAATATGCCTGCTGAGGGATGA